The following are from one region of the Sandaracinus amylolyticus genome:
- a CDS encoding DUF2378 family protein, with the protein MTVSPSRSTDLLFRTPREDAPVDLEAHLSRLHPRATVKGLFFADLIATVSGRVPGLDVAAHAGLPARRYLPFFDYPCADWLRLKIAAAEVLHPRISRGQALRRLGRMAFPAFMQSRAGRLMFELAAPRLEDALSRAPQAYAVISNAGTVEYMRSGARTADIVFMGFPGFLESYQVGIVEGVCAHYGGGARIEIALESIGDGSIRVRW; encoded by the coding sequence ATGACCGTCTCCCCCTCGCGCTCGACGGACCTGTTGTTCCGCACGCCCCGCGAGGACGCGCCGGTCGACCTCGAGGCGCACCTGTCGCGGCTGCATCCCCGCGCGACGGTGAAGGGGCTCTTCTTCGCGGATCTGATCGCGACGGTGTCGGGGCGTGTGCCCGGGCTCGACGTGGCGGCGCACGCGGGGCTTCCGGCGCGGCGCTATCTGCCGTTCTTCGACTATCCGTGCGCGGACTGGCTGCGCCTGAAGATCGCGGCGGCGGAGGTGCTGCACCCGCGGATCTCGCGCGGACAGGCGCTGCGCAGGCTGGGGCGGATGGCGTTCCCCGCGTTCATGCAGTCGCGCGCCGGGCGCTTGATGTTCGAGCTCGCCGCGCCGCGCCTCGAGGACGCGCTCTCTCGCGCGCCCCAGGCCTACGCGGTGATCTCGAACGCCGGGACCGTCGAGTACATGCGCTCGGGCGCCCGCACCGCGGACATCGTGTTCATGGGCTTCCCGGGCTTCCTCGAGAGCTATCAGGTCGGGATCGTCGAGGGCGTGTGCGCGCACTACGGCGGCGGGGCGCGCATCGAGATCGCGCTGGAGTCGATCGGAGACGGATCGATTCGCGTTCGCTGGTAG